The following is a genomic window from Apodemus sylvaticus chromosome 10, mApoSyl1.1, whole genome shotgun sequence.
TGGCCCAGGATGGGTTGCAAACGGAGAAAAAGGACAAGCTGTTGCTTGCTTATCTTTTTAGGGGACAACTGGAAACCCCAAGGGGGCCACTCTTTCCCACCACAACATTGTAAACAACTCCATCCTGATAGGCCAGCGTCTGAAGATGCCTTCAAAGGTGAGGTTGGGATGGGCCCTGGTGAGGTTTCTATAGGCTGCGGGGGAGGAATGACACAGCTTGCCGGGCTCCCCCTGCTGGCTGGGAGGACCGGCTGCATGATAGACccagcctcctgtctccatctccagaCTGCAGAGGAGTTGCGCTTGGTCCTGCCCTGTCCCCTGTACCACTGCCTGGGCTCCGTGGGGGGCACAATGGTGTCTATGGTGCACGGTACCACCCTCCTCCTGTCTTCTCCAAGCTTCAATGGCAAGAAGGCACTGGAAGCCATCAGCAGAGAGAAGTGGGCATTGGCGGGCGAGCCACCTGTGGGCTGATAGGACCCTCCAGATCCTCTCACTCCTGGACCCGCCCTCCTTCTCTAAGATGCTCCTCCAGCCAGGAGACCTGGGATGGGTGGCAGTGGGGGCTAGAGGACCAGGACTCCCCCTTGAGCTTCTGTTCCCCACAATTTCTGCCCTCACTAAGAGTTCATGAGGGGTGAGGGAGAAAGGGCTTCCTCTCACTTCTAAACCTAATTGTGTGTCCTTCTCCTGTGCAGAGGCACCCTCCTGTACGGCACACCCACGATGTTTGTGGATATCCTGAATCAGCCAGACTTCTCCAGTTATGATCTCTCGACCATTCGTGGAGGTGGGGCTATCAAAGGCAGCAAGGTTTGGGGACGGTGGGTTTCCACAGCCCCAGTGAAGCCAGGTTTTTATAGAGGAGGTAGGAAGGACACTGTAGAAATGTAGATGGAAGGGGACCATTCCCAAGTGTCCCTGAGTGCTGGGCCAACCTCAGATTTTATGTGATTTACCAATGCACGGGGTCTCCCCCCTTGAAGGATCTGGAGAAATGTGGTAgcccccctgtctctctctgtctctctttgtcgctgtctgtctgtttctctctccctctctgtctctgtctttctctctctgtctgtctctgtccatctctctgtctgtctctttgtctctctccccctcccttctcccttcccttccccctccctttcccctccctctccctccctccctctctctctctctctctctctctctctctctctctctctctctctctcaggattgaacccagagcctcctcAATGTTAGACAAGTGCTCTCTGACAGAACGGTCTCCCGCCAtcctatttttgagacagggtctcactaagctACCCAAGCcgggcctggaactcattctgtatcGCAGTCAGTCAGTCTTTgaactttcaatcctcctgcctcagcctcccaagtcgcTGGCATTGTAGGCTTCTACCACCGATCCCATGAGCCCCTCTTCCTGATCCAGGTGTGATTGCTGGGTCCCCAGCACCCCCGGAATTGATTCGAGCCATCATCAGCAAGATGAACATGAAGGAACTGGTGGTGAGTGGTTATTAGAGCCACCGTACGGCTGGGAGCTGGCCAGGCCCGTAGTGAGTGGGGACGGACAGAGCAGACCAAAGGTGGACCACCAGCTTTTCGTCTgctccaggaagcagagggaaagcAAGGCAGTGTGAGTCAATTAACACACGCTGAGGTGTAGGGATAGGTGAGGAGGTGAAGATTTTACACACATACGTTTATGTTTATAGAAATCCAGGGCGGAAATGCGTCATGGAAAGATGTGCGGCCAAGCGCTACTGGTACCCTGTTAGCACGACCTGGCAGGCAGGGACTGGCAGAGTTGGGGCATgggcctgaaattctttctggCAATCAGGGTGGGTCAAAGGCCTGATGTTTGTTTCCAAatggcagggaaggaaggaactgaGGAAGGTGGTAATAATGTGGTCATCCCGATGACCACTGCGTTTTAGCTCCGATGGGCAGGGCAGGGTGTTGGAGGTTCTACAATAGCTTCTCTGAAAGGAACCACGGCAGAGCCTAGGCACAGTGGCTTCGGAGGGAGTCGGTGTCCTCCCTAGGACCCCACTGGGTGGCGCTGATGGGGTGGTAGAGAGCTCAGTGCCCCCTGCCAGGATGTACCTCGGTATGGGACAGCTCTGTATGTACGTCCGCAGAGGCTGTGGGAGAAGGTGTGGATGATGGGGTGGGGGAAATGTCAGTAGTCTCTCCAGCGGAAGGCAGTCACCAGGACTGGCTGGATCAGGACCTGCAGTGAGGGAAGATGAATATTAGGACTCCAATCACCCACAGGCATCAAAGGGAACCACGGATGTCCTAGGCCAAGCCATAGGAGAGGACACCcagtcctccctccttttcttgtAAAACAGAGGATCTGATTGCTCCTCCAGAGGTGGTGTCATGGGAGATAGCAGCACCTCCTCTGGAGTCTCCAGAGGCAGACGGTGGTGGCCTCCCTACCCAGCCCCCACCTGTTTAATGGCGGCCAGCTTTCTTGGACCTCTTGGTGGGGGATTTGCAGCTGCGGAGGGCATCTGTGTCACGAATACGCTGACCCTTGAACTTGGCTGGTGAGGAGCAGGTAGCATCCGGTCGAGAAGTCTTGGCTTCCAACCACCTACAGAGACGAAAATTTGCTGCACTTGGAGACGCTGGGTGGGAAGGCTTGGGAAAGGGACAATGACCAGGATGGACTATGGCCCTAGAAAAATCTGGACTTGTCCTCTCATTAGACAAATGAGAGAACAGAGCCACTCAGAACCTGACCTGCTAGGTAGCTGACCAGGATGTCCAGGCTGTTCTAGTGCAGGGCCATCATGTGGAGGACAAACTGGGGGATTATACGGAGGGATATTCTCACCGCCGAAGGCCACGGAGCTGGCAGGTACATTTCCATGGGTTGTTGGTGAGAGTGAGGGTCTCCAGGTTGTCAAAGGGGAAGGTGGCCGGCAGTTGGTTCAGGCGGTTGTTCTCCAGATGGACGTGTTTCAGTGTGGTCACACCCGCGAAGGCAGCATCTGAGAACTGTGAGGTAAGGGAGGCAGAAGTGAGCGCCTCACTCTCAGTCTCCTGGCTCTCCTGGCTCTCTTCTCAGAGGACCAGGGTCTTTCCCTGGACACAAGCACTGGTCTGTTGAGGAGCTGCAATTTTCCAAGCAGAATGATGGAGTTGTCTGAATGATGTAATCcaagacaccttttttttttttttttttttttttgagcggGAAGGGGtcctttccaatgtgtaaataGAAAAAGTTCAGTCCTTTGGCCAGGGTCACCTAACTAGTAAACAGTAGCTGCAGGACCACACCCGGTCCCCTACCTCCTAGGTGGCACCCTCCCTGCACAAACACTGGGTCTGGGGAACAGCCAGAGCTTGGCTCTGGGCACCCACCCAGGCGGGCACCCAGTGAACCTGGTCAGTGCTTGGTGGGATGGGCAGTGAGCCAGGCTCCCCACATCCCCTGGGTGCCAGGGTTTGCCCCAGTACTGCCCTCATTGCTGTGCCCTCAGCTAGATACTATTCGTGGAGCCCCTCTGTGGGGACTCTGGCCAGAATGGATGGCTCCAGAGGAAATGTATTGGTGCCTCCTCTGAGCCCTGGTGCCAGTTTCTCTGgcctcttttaaaaaagaaaaatattgatttgcacaccagaagaagatactggatccctttacagatggttgtgagccaccatgtggttgctgggaatcaaactcaggaccttcggaagagcagtcagggctcttaaccgctgagccatctctccagctctggcctCCTCATTCTAAACCAGCCTTCACAAGCTGTTCTCCTGCCCACAGTTTTGGCACCAGGGTGGTCTGTTTTCAGCTGGGGTGAGGCCAGGCTACCAAAGATCCACCCAGAAGGCTCCGTTTACCCAGACAAGGTTGGCCTCTGCCCAGGTTAGCCCTCAGCTCCATTTCTGTGACCTCTCACGGACCAGATCAGGATGTGACATTCTCTACAAACAAAACTACTCTATCATGCTCTGGTCTCTGCCCAAACCTTCTGGCTGAGACTGTGTACCAGGGGGATTCTGGTACCCAGAAAAGGACTCTGCTCCTGTACAGCCCCCTCCAGGCTAGACTGAGCAGCATCCCAGGGGAGGCAGGATTGAGGCGTCAGGGATCTGGTGACTGGGGAAAGCAAAAGTCAACAAACTGTCTGGGGGACAGTGAGACGCTTAGTCTGTGCTCTGAGGAGACACTTGGGGCCTTGTGCCAAGGATCACACGTGTTCATTCACGAGCTGGCAGAAGCACCAAGCCAGTACCTTGGAGAAGCCAAGACAGGTCTCCATGTCTTGGTTTCCCTACTTACTTGAAGTGGACCCGTGGTTGCATTAAAATGAAGTGTGTTTGGACCCAGGGAGGGAATGAGACATCCATGGGTCTCCGAGAGTGTGGAGGAATTCTCCTTAAAGTCCTTGCTTCTCAActcctcctccagcccctccttctACCTTAGCACCCCGGGTCAGTGCCCACCGggaacagggtttctttgtgttctCTCGGCTTCTGGAAGGTGCCGCAGTAGACAAACCCTCCTTTATGGGATGGTAGACTTGCCGGAGACTGGGGAAACGGCAGAGGAGGGGTGGAAAGCTGTTCACGGTAGGGATTGGGGCAGATGCCTCCCCGGAGGCCATTCGTGGGACCAGAACAGTTCCATCTCTTCTAAGAAGTCCCGAGGGAGCACTGCCGCGAAGCAGTGTGACCAGGGAGAAGCAGTGTGACCAGGTGAGGgtgagagggatggggagggggtgtgTCAAAGCAGAGAGAGGTGGCAAAGGCCCCTTGCTTTGGAGGATAATCCGAGTGACAAGGAGTCCAGGAGGAGGGAATGCTGTCCTGATGTGGTACTAGGGTGACATCCCAGAAAGATCCAGGAGAATTGCAGCCAGGGGCACTTACCTTCTCCAGGTTGGTGTTATCCAGCCAGAGGGTCTCCAGGTATCTGCCGAAGGACTGGAAGGCATTGTCTGGGATGCTTTTCAGAGGATTGTGGGACAGCTTCAGCTCCTCCACCACCCGAAGTTTGCTCAGGGCTGCCGAGGGGTAGCTAGACAGCTGGTTCTTGTCCAGGTGGAACTTGGCTAGATTCTCCACATCATCCAGGGAACCAGGCTGCAGGGAACTGAGGGCGTTTTCTGACAGGTAGAGCCAGCGCAGGTCCTTGGCACCCTGGAAGGCTCCTGCTCGCAGCtctctgattttgttgttgttgagttgcAAGATGAAGAGGTTGACCAGAGGGGAGAGCAGCCCCCGGGGCAGTTCCGATACTTTGTTGTGGTCTAGATAGAGATAAGTGAGTTCAGTCAGGTCATCGAAGGCTCCAGCTCGCAACACCCGGATGTCATTGTGGGACAGGTACAGGTAGATGAGCTGCTTCAGGCCTCGGAAGGCACCAGCGGCCACCTCGCGGATGTTGCAGTGTTGCAGGTGCAGCGAGACCAGGTTCGGCATGGTCCGAAACGAGTTGGCAGCCAGCACTGGGAAATTGTTGCGTTGGAGATTGAGCAGTTTGGTCGTCTCTGATACTTTGGGGATCTTCTGCAGCCCCACCTTGTCGCAGATGACGTGCTGCAGGTCTCCATGGCAGTGGCAGTTTTGGGGGCAGGCGGCCAGcgcaggcaggaggatggcaagaaAGACCAGACCGACTAAGAGCACGCGGGCCATGGTCGGGACGCCTTGAGCCGGGGCTGGGGGCTAAGGCAGCGACAAGTCCTCGACTCTCGGGTCTCCCGGCCCATTTATAGGGCAGCTTGACCGCAGCTGGCAGCGGAGCCAGCTACTACGTGGAGCATTGAAACCACTGACTTAACCCCCTCCCGCCCAGAGATGCACCCCTGTCCTTGATGCCTGGGGGGGCTCCTTTCACAGCAGGAGACCATGTGTAGGGTTGATGACCCTTCCCCTGAACCCCAATCTTTTGGTTCCTGCTTGCAAACGTTATGCTGCACCTTTCCCTACCCTCCTCTATCTGGACCAACGCcccgaggtgtgtgtgtgtgttgggggggggcggTGATAGGTGTGTCGAGGGGCCTCTGAATTTCCACTGGGCAGAGAGAGGCGTTCCCAGAACTTATTTATTTGCTCAAGTTGGAGTCTCGAcgtccccctcccccatacaccCTTGGCAGACAGGTCACCCTGGACGCCTGGAGGGAGGAAGTGGGGCCCGACAGCCGGATGCGTCTCACCGCGGTCGGCCAGCCGGCGGCGCTTTAATGGGACTGTTGTGCTGCGCAGGCGGAGCGTGAGAGCCTCTGTGGACTGGGCTCCCGCTTGTGGATAAACCTTCCTCAGTTCATccctgggaggtgggggagctGGTTCGTGATGCTAGCTGACAGTGGTGCGTTTGCCTCGAGCCCCTTCTCGGAGCCCGTGGCTCCAGACCCTGTAAGAGCTTAGGGTTGTGGGCTTATCCACGACCCCTCTTAGCTCTGGGCTTCCTGTTCCCTTTTCTAGGGCTGAAGGCCACACAGAAATGTGGGTACCAGTGTGTGTGGGGAGTGAACCACAGGACTGGCAACACACCTGGAGACCACAGGCCACTGACCAAGCATGGTTGCACATTGTCTCCGGATCCTCCCCTCACCGGTGGTTAGGACCCAGCcctgggggcagggggatggTCTCAGAGTGGCGGCTTAGTGGCGCCAATGTGTACTTGGCAGGGGCCAAAGTTGGGCAATGACCCCAGGACTGTGTGAACTGGTGGAAGGTGGGGTGCTGGCTACAGGCGAGCAACCCTGGCTAGCCAGATGCTAGGTTGTGGGCAGCCCCGCCCTGGTGGACCGGGATTCTGCCCGCTTGCCAGTCACAGTGTCTGGAGTCCGGTAGAGAAGGGAGGGTAAGCAGACAGGTTACAGCTTTGGCCCAGAGTGAGCTCTGGGTTGCTTGGCCAGAGAAGCTGTCTGTTTTTGGGAGGTGGTAGAGGAACCATACCTCAGCTGTGCCAGAACCACACCACCTGATGGTGGGCAGGAATGGAAGTCACCAACAGGGACCTGGTCGAGGACAAGGTATCCAGACCTTGTCATGACTCCTGGATGCATAGTTGTGGGGTTTGGTCTCCAAGGCCGCACATCTTTGAGCCCCTCTTACACTTTGCCTCTAGAattggggtagggtggggtgggggtcatTCTTGGCTTAGAATATTCTCTGATGGTATTTAGGCTGTTTGCACAGGATGTTCTAACCACTGGAGGTTGCaggggtaggtgtgtgtgtgtgtgtgtgcgcgcgcgcgcgcgtgcgtgtgtgtgtgtgcgtgcgcactcGCGCACCACAGACCTTTTAAATACATGTTCTagctatatttttgttttgatgaaaATAAATGGACAGGAAAGTCTCCAGAGCTTGCGGGGCACCCACCCTAAGGCCAGGCACTTGTCCCAGGTTGGAGGGgagtggtgtctgtgtgtctgtaccaCTCCCAGCCCAATCATAAGCCAGGCTGCCTTTCTCATCAAGTTTATGGGGCCTTTGGCTAGTAGGGATGGAGGCTGTTGTGGCCCGAAATCAAGGTAGGAGGACCAAAGCAACTGGAGACAGGAACTATGAGCGAGTGAGGCCAGAAGTCGCAGGCATCACAGGGGAGTGTCAGAACTCTGGCCATGAGAGACTGACTTCTGGTGTCAATTTGGTTTCAGACCAGGGGCCCCTGCAGAGAGCTGCACTTCTGGCTTCTGACCTCTGGCCCTTGTCTCCCCACTTCCCTCAGTTGTCACCATTCAGCCACCTAGGGTAGGTCACCCCAGCCTTCCTCTGTGGCTCACTTCCCTCCAAGCTGACTTTTTGGCCTCTCTAGGTTGTTTATGGAACCACAGAGAACAGTCCCGTGACCTTCATGAACTTTCCCGAGGACACCCTGGAGCAGAAGGCCGGGAGTGTGGGCAGAATTATGCCTCACACGGAGGTGAGCCCCTGACGGATGCCCTCAGAGCCCACCTCCCACCACGTGAGGACAGTCAGGGCGGTCCATCAGACACCCAAACAGTCACTCAAACAGAGAGGGCCCCAGCCATGGGGGCTTGCTGGACCTGGCCCAGCTCTGTGGGCTGAAGCGCGGAGAGCTGGGACAGCAGCCCTGAGCAGCCGCCAGCCGAGCCTCTCCTTAGCCACCCTTCCTGTCTGAGGTGTGTTTTTGCCAAGCCCACTGTCTGTCTTGGGCAGCTAGGCCAGTCTCAAAAAGGAGCCAGAACACAGGGAATTTTTTCCCCTTCTGTAGCTTTCTCCCCCCAGGGCCCTGCCTCTCACTCTTCTTTTGTCTGAGTGTGAGCGCTTCTTTTCTCAAGGTGTGTGTCCCTTGAAGGTCCCTTATACTTCAAAGGCCCCAGAATATTCCTCAGTCTCAGACTCCTAGCTGTGACTCCTCTCTGGCTCCAACCATGCAACTTTATTCAGATATTACTGAGTTTCCGTGCCTCTCCGGGGTAGCTTGGAGGATGCCCACACACCGCTTCTCCACAGCCTCTCGGCCACCCTCTTTGG
Proteins encoded in this region:
- the Chad gene encoding chondroadherin; the encoded protein is MARVLLVGLVFLAILLPALAACPQNCHCHGDLQHVICDKVGLQKIPKVSETTKLLNLQRNNFPVLAANSFRTMPNLVSLHLQHCNIREVAAGAFRGLKQLIYLYLSHNDIRVLRAGAFDDLTELTYLYLDHNKVSELPRGLLSPLVNLFILQLNNNKIRELRAGAFQGAKDLRWLYLSENALSSLQPGSLDDVENLAKFHLDKNQLSSYPSAALSKLRVVEELKLSHNPLKSIPDNAFQSFGRYLETLWLDNTNLEKFSDAAFAGVTTLKHVHLENNRLNQLPATFPFDNLETLTLTNNPWKCTCQLRGLRRWLEAKTSRPDATCSSPAKFKGQRIRDTDALRSCKSPTKRSKKAGRH